Within Dictyostelium discoideum AX4 chromosome 4 chromosome, whole genome shotgun sequence, the genomic segment cataGAGATAAGATAATGGTTCCTCTATTTTTGATACAAATCTCAATTTATCATCTGTTACTTCTAAGCCAACCTCTTCTTTTATTTCTCTTAAAACTGCAACATAATAATCCTCATCCCTCCCTGCTTCCACACCACCTTGTGGAAATtgccactattattattattattaattaagaATTTactttaataaaatgaaagaaataaaaataaaaataaaataaaaagaaaactacCTTTCCAACTgcagttttcttttttgatgcTCTTTTACACACCAAAACTTGTCCCTgatcattaaaaattaatgcACCAACACAACTtctatatttaatattactcattttatttaatttatataattttataatttcttgtatctctttttttttttttaatttttaatttttttttttttttttttttgaaattaaatactgaaaataaattaaaaagattttttctaaaaaatttcTGATTTTTTAAACAGTGTTGGTGGagatatattttatattattttattttttttaaaaaaaaattcaaataaaaaaaattaaaatagacATAGTgtttgattaattttaagatcaaaaaataaataaaataaataaaagtttagaattaaatattagcattaataaaaagaaataaaaaaataaaaaaataaaaaaaaataaaaaaataaaaaaaaataaaaaaataaaaaaaaataaaaaaataaaaaaaataaaaaaaaagcacGAAAATGTTGGCTGTAATGGTACTTTTAATTGTACTTTTCCATCCACTGATCCAAATTTTTCAATAGGCGCGTATTTAAAATAAGTCTGACGGTTTATTTCCGCAGTTTTTGATCaccccaaaaaaaataaaaaaaaaaaaaaaaatataaaaaaacagaggaattttataattttaaaaataaaaaaatgaaaaaaaaagatattttagaaaaagaaaacgAATTCCGCaataacattttatttttttaattttttttttatttaaattttattttttttttttttcttttttttttttttaccatcttttttgttttattttttttattttatttttttttttttaaaaaaaatatatatcacaaataataaaatgaaatccattttatcattaatcatcttctttttagcaatttcttttgttaccgtaagtttttttttttttttttaaaaaaagtgtttagaaaaaaaaaataaaaaatgaaaaacccAAAAGTTTTTTAGTCtcgaaaaataaaaataaaaaaaaaaaataattaatatatatatatattattttttttttatttagtcaGAAGTTTTTAACTCTGTTGTACCATTAGGAAAAACAGTTCAAGGTAAACTTATTCAACAAAATATCCCAAGTATTTCAATTCCAAGTGGAAATATTCAAATTAGTGGATTTCAAgcagtttttttaaatgattcatcAAATGCTCAATTTTTAagatcatcaattaaaattatttcagTTGATATTAGTGTTAGTAAACCAGCTCAAAGAAAGATTTTTTCATTCACTCTTTCAAACATTTTTGAGCCATTGGTATTACCATCACCATATGTTATTAATGTTCCAACTGGATCAACAGCAAGTATGTCAATTTCATACTTAACTACCAATAGTGAAGCACGTAATGTTTCATTGAAATATTATATGAAATATGAAAGTGTTAGCAGTGGATATACACCAGTTTCAAGATCATCCATTTCAGCATCACCAAATGGTGCTGCATTCAACGTTACCAAAGGTACCAATGGCAAATTCACTAAATCAAATAACTACATTTGGCAAACTGATGTCTCTGTAGTATCATTACTTGCAACTGGCTCACAAGGTATTATTAGTATGGCTTTTGTTAATAATGCCACCGGTGCTGTCATTTGTAATTCAGTAGGTCACTATGTCAATGATCTCCTTTACACAATGTCACCATGTTCAACTGTTACACCACTTACTAAAGGTACAACTTATACTGTTTTAGCAGTTTACAATAATACTGTTCAAATTAATGGTGTATTCGCATCATTTGGTATCTATACAACTTTCCCAAAGGCTTCAACTACTGGTAGTACAACTGGCCCATCAACTACTCATGCTGCATCATCAACCACTGGTCCATCAACTACTCATGCTGCATCATCAACTACTGGTCCATCAACTACTCACGCTGCATCAACTACTGGTCCATCAACTACTGGTCCACGTCCTTTAACTTCAACTACTCACGCTGCATCAACTACTGGTCCATCAACTACTCACGCTGCATCAACTGGTCCATCAACTACTCACGCTGCATCAACTACTGGTCCATCAACTACTGGTGGTAAAacaagtggtggtggtagtggtggtggcagtggtggtggtagtggtggtaaaaCTTCAACATCAGGTCCACACTCAACTACTGGCCATCAAACTTCTGGTCATCATACAGGTTCTTCTCAAAGTGGTTCAGAAAGTGGTTCAGAATCAAGTGGTAGAGGTTCATCACAAAGTGATTCACAAAGTGATTCACAAGCAAGCGGCTCTCAATCAAACTCTGAATTCACTACAACTGGTTCAATGTCTGGTAGTCATCAAAGTTCAGGAAGTCAACAAACCTCTGGTTCAATGTCTGGTAGTCAACAAACTTCAGGACAAACCTCTGGTAGTCAACAATCTGGTTCATCTGGTAGTCAATCAACTGGTGGCAGTTTCCAAACTTCAGGTTCATCTGGTAGTCAATCATCAGGTCAATCAACTGGCGGTCAATCATCAGGTCAATCAACTGGTGGTCAATCATCTGGTCAATCAACTGGTGGTCAAACCTCTGGTCAATCAACTGGTGGTCAATCATCAGGTCAATCAACTGGCGGTCAAACTTCAGGTCAAACCTCTGGTCAAACTTCAGGTGCATCAACTGGTGGCAGTTCAACTACCTACAGTGGTATGGCTGATTTCAAAACTCCATTCGAATATAAACACTCAAATAATAGAAAACTCGAaatctattaaaattaataaaatttacaatatatatataaacgcttttttattttttttaaaaaaaaatttgtaaataaaacaataaaataaattatttaatttaaaaaaaaaaaaaaaaaaaaaaaaaaataaagataaaaataaaaaataaaaataaaaaataacacaacatttaattttatatatgtatataaataaaataattaataaaatttttattaattttattttgcaATAATAACATCACAAGCAGCGTGATTCATTGCATAGTTCGAAACAGAATTTATGAAAATCTTTTTCAATGTATTCATTCCTCTAGTTCcaagaattaaaatatcaatagAATAATCTGAAATTGCTTGTTCTAAACCAATTCCAACATCTTGAGATTTTAACATaattctttcattttttatctttttttttttttttttttttttttttttttttttttttaagtaaaataaaaaaattaatatacatattatatttaaaaacatagaaatattgaaaaaaaaaataaaaagaataaataaaatttacttACACCTTTTTCAGCACATAATTGTTCATATCTTTCTAAAAGTTCTTCACCTTTTTCTAATGgttgttttggttttgttATTGTAACTATATGCATATGATCTCCTGGTTTGTATAAATTTTCAGCTAATTCAAAAGCTTTGTGAGATTGCTGACTTCCAtctaatgatattaaatatttcattttttttttttattttttaaaattgttatattttatatatttttttttttttttgtacaaATAGTGGGGGTGTTATTGGTGGAGGTATAGTTTTTGTCtggtttttcaatattattataattattattatttttttcctaatttcctttttttttttttttttaaaaaaatgagtaaataatctttaatttttaaaaaaataaatttaatgtgattgttgaattattttttaaattgaaacaACAATGTTATTgcttctttaattttaaaagtccttaaaaatattaataaaataaatttttttttttttttttcttttttaaatatcctAATaagtttataataaatttaattcttttttttttttttttttttttttttttttcttaaaaaaaaaaatggtttttttcccaaaatagaaaaatagatttgttggatttttttttttatttttaatttatttttttttttttaaaatttttttttctttttttagttttttatttttattttttaattttttgttatttttttttttaaattttaaagttcTTCATTTAAATACTTTTACTAGAtctaaagttttaaaatgatggtttaccaaaaaataataattaaaaaaataaaaaacaggaatgaattaattaccaaactatttacattttttttttttttttggtaaaaaaaaagaggagctaattaattgttaacctattttcaatttttattttttttttttttttatttataagactgtaattaatttaattaactACATTATAATATTGCCTTTGGGAATAtgaatagtttttttttttttttttttttttttttttttttttttttttttttttttatttcaatgaAGATAAAtgggttttaaaattattttttttttatttatacttttttttttttttttctattttcattttttatttttttttttcaagaatttctttttttagatttttatttttattttttatttttatttacattttttttatttttttttttattattcgcCAActgttaaaattaattgtttatgACCAATTGTCTCAGTAACAGCATTTGAAGGGACGATAGTAGtgaattgattattaattgagTAATCTTTAATCtgaattgaattaaaagtCATATAAAGTAGATGGCCAGGTTCATCACctctatattttttaaacattgcTTCACCAATTTCTTTCTCTTCTAAATTTGTACGCCAAATTGAAAGGTCATCCAATTTTGCAACAATTTTCTCACaaccaatattaatatcaCTTGTTGATAAAgaatctaaatttaaaaagctAGTAGATGTTGAATCCAATATACCATTTACaaagattttaattgtaGATGGTACGTTTGAAATGGTAGTAGTATCCACAGTATCTACAATatcttttgtttttattgttCTAGTTGTTGGTATCGTTGTTGTTTCAAAACTATCACTAAAATCATCCATTCCATCTGAATCTAAAAAACTATCAATAACACCATTtccaacattattattattattattattattattattattattattattattattattttttgaatttaaatctgTAGTGGTAGTTTGTAAAGAAGGACCAACTGAAATTGCAAAATGTTTCCATTCATTACTATCTAATGGTGTATCGGATAGGAAACATTTAGATTTGAAACAAAATTTAACATAAAATCTTTTCCAAATTTGAACAACTGATACAACTAAACCATGTTTATCCATTGTAATGATTGGTTTTTCATCATGTACATCCTCTAAAATTAACCAAAACATTATTGTAAATTTATCTTTAACTGGTGGAACATAATTTAAATCTTGTTTAATTGATACACAtgtttctttattaatatctAATACTCTCAACTCTTTTGAATCTTCATATGGTTCACCAAATGTACTTCTAAATCCAATTCcattatttatctttttctttagaTTATCAATATATTGACATAACCTACAATCAGCACCATAAAATATACAACgattatatttttcaatgaATTTTTCAGGAAAAGGTTGTTTCTTCCATTCAAAATATTCTTCATATGCTGTTTTATTCTTTGATagataaattatataatctaCCAACTCTTTTGgtgatttaaaatcatctGTTTTAATTATACTTTTATTAGGTACCCATTCATCAATATTTGGTGATCCCATATAAATTGGTATACTTCCACTCCTatcaaatatatatatatacataaattagtataaatatattaacatatgtttattattaaataaagataatactTACAATAATGATGTATAAACTTTTTCTGTAACATAGTCAgtaatgttattattttcaaaagcTAAAGagaatttatattttgataatacTAATTCTTTAATACGTAAAGAGTCACCAAGATCATCGAATACTGCATGAGggaaatcttttttatttaatttcttgttGTTTAAACATTCACCCATTGCATCTACTTGAGTGTGTTTCATCATTTCTATGATGTAACAAGTACGATAGATTGCACCACCGCCATCGCAATTGGTTGACATGAATCCAACGAACCCGTTTTTATCTTCAAATTTGACAGGCTCCTTTCTGAAATTTTCGATATTACCATCATCACGTGACCCCCAACTACAAGCAAATGTAACTTGAACTTGATCGGTACTACGAAATGTGCTGTTGATATCTATATGTTTTTGGTAGTCTGGATGCGTTGATATTGGGAAATACTTTTCATGTTCGTATCCAAAGTTTATATAATATTGGGCAACTTCTTTTTGAGGAAATGCTGGTGGCTGTTTTAAGAATGTGTAGGACCAGCTTGCCAATGGTTGtgcttcaaataatattgcGTCGACATCTGCATggaattgttgttgtgatatAAATACACAATCCACTGGACATTTCTCTTTTTTCACATGCTGTCCTAAATAATTTGGTAATCCCCAATCTTCGTAACCTTGTCCACTCCATGTCCCACCACTccataataatatttgtattCCATCTACTTCAACTATAACAATACTGtatattaataaagataataaaaataataattttttatttattttcattatcttattaatctatatatatatatatatatatatatatttatttaatggtctataataatattatttctttttttttttattgcaatatttgtttattgtttaattgattaCATGAATATATTTGTATGTGTGCGTGCTGTAgtggttgttttttttattttttaaaaaaaaaaaataaaaaaattaaaaaaaataaaattaaaagtgtTTTAGTtgtgtttttaaattaattattgttttaaaaatcaaaactttttttttgaaaaaaataaaaaaaataaaaaaaattaaatttataaaaaaaaaaaggattattatttttctgaAATGATTtcttaattattattatttgtattgaccaccaattttttttttctttttttgtttttttttttttttgaaattcttaAAAACGAATCttcttaaatttttttttttttttaaatttttttttttttttttcaaataaatggTTTTCTGTGTTCTtcatcctttttttttttttttttttttttttttttttatttctggatggttttgtttatttttttaaattgaattcgaaaaatgaaagaaattgatcttttttttttccaagttttttagttttttaaataattgaacaATTACCTCTTTTGATAtccaaatttttaattttaaaaaaaattatatctttaattttattatttttttttttatttaattaaaattttttttttttttttattttctatttactcaaaaaataaaataaacttttttgattttaaaatcttcacAATTTGGGAAacaaaaaagttaaaatttaTCCGTCCAGTCCGATTTCccatattatatttttgaaattttttttttattttttttttatttttattttatttatttgaaataaatcaatgtaacatatatctttaatttagaggaaatttttttttttttttttttttcaaataaaataattttctataaaattattttttctttttttttttttttgattattcccaagaaatcaaaacttttttaaaatgaaaataatagtaataataaaaataaaaataaaaataaaaatattaataattaaaaaaaaagaaattattttactttACAATGGGAAGCTTcaaatttattcttttaaaacattggttttgttttttattattattaaattttaaccCTAATTTTTTTCCAAACTCACACATATAGcacccctttttttttatttttttttcaaataatcgATTTTTGATTCCTTTGTTtttgaaaagttttttttttttttttttttattgagtTTTTGAAATGTTTGGCCTAAACAGCCAagatttcatttaaaaaaagttagtttaaaaatagtttttcagtaaattataattaaattttttattaatttttttctcaagcttttattattttttttttttttttttttttttcctctttttttatttttaaattaatttttttatattatttctcAATATTCGGTgtgtttatatatttaaatccTGTTTACatcctaattttttttttattattctcaatcgagcaaaaaaaaaaaaaaaaaaaaaaaaaattaaacacacaaaaaaaaaaaaaaaataaaataaaataaaataaaataaaaaattaagtaGTGGatgttcaaaaaaaaaaaaaaacagatttaaaacattttttataaaaaatggaaaaattgGATAATATAGTAAATAAagttattagaaaaaaaaaaacaaatttaccaaaaactgtatatataaataataataattgtaataacactgtaaataataataacaataataataaaaataataataataataataaatgtattaataaaaataaaaataataaaaatgactttaaaaaatcaaattggaTATCTACAACcaaatattcattattaacatttgtaccaaaaaatttatttgaacaagtatgaaagatatttttttttttttttttttttcaaataaaatccatttttaaactttttttttttaatattattatttttattaattttttttttttttttttaatgttttggGATGAATAGTTTAGGAAATTCACAAATTTATATTTCTTAGGTATTATGGTTCTTTCATGGCTTGATGTTAGTCCCTTAACTCCTGGTCCTTCCACAATTAATTTAggaattgttttattaataaatgcaATTAAAGAAGGTTATGAAGATTTTGTAAgtgtttaataaataatttattctttaattatttatttatataaaaagtttttaattaattttattttatttattattatttaaaaaaaaaaaaaaaaaaatgaattaaaaatagagaCGTTATCAAAGTGATAAAAGAACTAATTCCCAAATTTGTAAAgttttagaaattaaaaaaaatggtgaaaataataatttaatttcaaaatattggaaagatttaaaagaaggtgatattgtttttattgaaaatggtaattGTTTTCCAgcagatttaataattttaagtAGTTCAGGAGAGTCATCACCAGGTCAATGTTTTATTGAAACTTCAAATTTAGATGGggaatcaaatttaaaatataaacaatcaatattagaaataaatgataaattaataaatttcaataataataataataataataataataatatatgtaattttaaatttaatgaaaaatcaataatagaATGTGAAGgagcaaatttaaatttaaataaatttgatggttcaattcaattatttaatgaaaataatgaaaataatgaaaatattgaaaaattaccattaacaattgaacaattattaattagaGGTACAAGATTAATGAAtacaaattatatttatgGATTAGTGGTTTATGTTGGACATGAAACGAAGTATATGTTAAATACAATGTCAACACCAACTAAAAGATCAAAATTAGAGAAAACAATGGAacgaattttaatttatttattcattgttCAATTATTGTTATGTTTATTCTCAACTTTAATGGGtctttattttgatttaaatttccaTAAAGGATCATGGTATCTTGACATTCCAACCAATTTCCCAATGACGACATTCACTAGATTCTTTACTTTCTTAGTTTTATTCTCAACAATGATTCCAATTTCATTATATGTTACAATTGAAGTAATTAGATTTTTACaagttttatcaattaataaagataagaaaatgtgttttaaaattaaaaataaaaatattcaacaaaatgaattatcaccaccaccacaacaacaacaacaacaacaacaacaacaacaacaaaatacaaaagaatttgaagaaaCATTTGCAGAAGCTAGaacatcaaatttaaatgaagaaTTAGGTCAAGTTGAATATATTTTCTCTGATAAAACTGGTACATTAACAAAGAATGAAATGGTATTTAAAATATGTTCAATCAATGGTAAAATCTATGGTGAATTACCAAATGATGGgtgtaatattaaatcatatacatcaattaatgaaattgatgataaagAATCTAAAGAAGgagaagaacaacaacaacaacaatatgaaaaattaattgatttatcaattaaagagaatttagaatttgtaattgttttggCAATTTGTAATACAGTTTTACCAACTATTGTAGAAGAGGAtcatgattttaataaaaattttataattaattattcatcatcatcaccagaTGAAACAGCATTAGTTGAAGCAGCATATAATCTTggtataaaattatattctaaaacaccaaattcaattacaatttaTATTGGTACTACTggtgaatttaaaacttttaaaattttaaatataattgaatttacaaGTGACAGAAAAAGAATGTCAATAATATTACATGATcaagatttaaatcaaattattttatattcaaaAGGTGCTGATTCTTCAATTTTACCATTactagataataataataataataataataataataataataataataataataatattgatgatattaatttaatagtcaataatgataatgatgatgaaaatgaaattttaaaaaatagtaaagaaagtttaaaattattttcaagtaATGGCTTAAGAACGTTATGTATAACAAAGAGATTATTAAGTGATGATGAATATTTGGAGTGGAATAAACTTTATAAAGAAGCAAGTTTATCAATGATTGAAAGGGATATTAAAAtggaattaatttcaaaacaaattgaaactaaattaacattattaGGTGTAACAGCGATTGAAGATAAATTACAAGATAAtgtatcaacaacaatttcaacTCTAATTAAAGCTGGTATTaagatttatattttaacaGGTGATAAAGTTGAAACTGCAATTACAATTGGTTTATCatgttcattattaaaagatttacaattattaattttaaatgattttaaatcggttgatacattattattaaaattaaattattacattgaattaattgagaGAGAATCAAAGTCGAATGAGTTTGGCTTGATTATTGATGGTAATACATTAACAGTTTTATTAATGTTAAAAGAATGTGaagataaattttataaattatcaatgttATGTAAATCAATTGTGTGTTGTAGAGTGACACCATTTCAAAAGAGTGAAGTTGTTAGAATTGTTAAAGAGCGATCAAGGAACTCTATTACATTGGCAATTGGTGATGGTGCAAATG encodes:
- a CDS encoding P-type ATPase, whose amino-acid sequence is MEKLDNIVNKVIRKKKTNLPKTVYINNNNCNNTVNNNNNNNKNNNNNNKCIMVLSWLDVSPLTPGPSTINLGIVLLINAIKEGYEDFRRYQSDKRTNSQICKVLEIKKNGENNNLISKYWKDLKEGDIVFIENGNCFPADLIILSSSGESSPGQCFIETSNLDGESNLKYKQSILEINDKLINFNNNNNNNNNNICNFKFNEKSIIECEGANLNLNKFDGSIQLFNENNENNENIEKLPLTIEQLLIRGTRLMNTNYIYGLVVYVGHETKYMLNTMSTPTKRSKLEKTMERILIYLFIVQLLLCLFSTLMGLYFDLNFHKGSWYLDIPTNFPMTTFTRFFTFLVLFSTMIPISLYVTIEVIRFLQVLSINKDKKMCFKIKNKNIQQNELSPPPQQQQQQQQQQQQNTKEFEETFAEARTSNLNEELGQVEYIFSDKTGTLTKNEMVFKICSINGKIYGELPNDGCNIKSYTSINEIDDKESKEGEEQQQQQYEKLIDLSIKENLEFVIVLAICNTVLPTIVEEDHDFNKNFIINYSSSSPDETALVEAAYNLGIKLYSKTPNSITIYIGTTGEFKTFKILNIIEFTSDRKRMSIILHDQDLNQIILYSKGADSSILPLLDNNNNNNNNNNNNNNNNIDDINLIVNNDNDDENEILKNSKESLKLFSSNGLRTLCITKRLLSDDEYLEWNKLYKEASLSMIERDIKMELISKQIETKLTLLGVTAIEDKLQDNVSTTISTLIKAGIKIYILTGDKVETAITIGLSCSLLKDLQLLILNDFKSVDTLLLKLNYYIELIERESKSNEFGLIIDGNTLTVLLMLKECEDKFYKLSMLCKSIVCCRVTPFQKSEVVRIVKERSRNSITLAIGDGANDVSMIQKAHIGIGISSGKEGRQAVLASDFSIAQFEYLSRLLLVHGRFNYKRLSLVICYFFFKNLASCLLQFWFAINNQFSGTTYYDSINSMLFNLTFTSLPIIVVGVFDRDLKPQFLLKFPQLYKDCQLGKSFNHRVFWSWIILSMYCSAVIYALSIFIIDDNYSNHRNGKIGGLRNQSSFAFTSLVFVINFRLIMVIKRWSFLTYLSFGITFGFFFLVQLIYNTIHIIFGYRGDYYHIFFQILNSPIFYNSLLIVLFVSLLPQFTIQFIKRNYFPNSLNIIQEIQKFQLLNNNDNDDNDNNNNNKNNKV
- the fut10 gene encoding hypothetical protein; protein product: MKINKKLLFLLSLLIYSIVIVEVDGIQILLWSGGTWSGQGYEDWGLPNYLGQHVKKEKCPVDCVFISQQQFHADVDAILFEAQPLASWSYTFLKQPPAFPQKEVAQYYINFGYEHEKYFPISTHPDYQKHIDINSTFRSTDQVQVTFACSWGSRDDGNIENFRKEPVKFEDKNGFVGFMSTNCDGGGAIYRTCYIIEMMKHTQVDAMGECLNNKKLNKKDFPHAVFDDLGDSLRIKELVLSKYKFSLAFENNNITDYVTEKVYTSLLSGSIPIYMGSPNIDEWVPNKSIIKTDDFKSPKELVDYIIYLSKNKTAYEEYFEWKKQPFPEKFIEKYNRCIFYGADCRLCQYIDNLKKKINNGIGFRSTFGEPYEDSKELRVLDINKETCVSIKQDLNYVPPVKDKFTIMFWLILEDVHDEKPIITMDKHGLVVSVVQIWKRFYVKFCFKSKCFLSDTPLDSNEWKHFAISVGPSLQTTTTDLNSKNNNNNNNNNNNNNNNNNVGNGVIDSFLDSDGMDDFSDSFETTTIPTTRTIKTKDIVDTVDTTTISNVPSTIKIFVNGILDSTSTSFLNLDSLSTSDINIGCEKIVAKLDDLSIWRTNLEEKEIGEAMFKKYRGDEPGHLLYMTFNSIQIKDYSINNQFTTIVPSNAVTETIGHKQLILTVGE